A DNA window from Theobroma cacao cultivar B97-61/B2 chromosome 5, Criollo_cocoa_genome_V2, whole genome shotgun sequence contains the following coding sequences:
- the LOC18600244 gene encoding probable serine/threonine-protein kinase WNK9 has translation MNGLLHLEPDCSEFVEVDPTGRYGRYSEILGKGASKIVYRAYDEYEGIEVAWNQVKLYDFLQSPEDLERLYCEIHLLKTLKHKNIMKFYTSWVDTANRNINFVTEMFTSGTLRQYRLKHKRVNIRAVKRWCRQILRGLLYLHSHDPPVIHRDLKCDNIFVNGNQGEVKIGDLGLAAILRKSHAAHCVGTPEFMAPEVYEEAYNELVDIYSFGMCILEMVTFEYPYSECTHPAQIYKKVISGRKPDALYKVKDPEVRRFVEKCLATVSLRLSARELLNDSFLQIDDCESDLRPLEYGRELDEMGLLIRQPYLELHHSSNSYSNGYSNGYTYETPNEWGYHPAEIESSGIELFEYHEDEHAANVDISIKGKRGDDGGIFLRLRIADKEGRIRNIYFPFDIETDTALSVATEMVAELDITDQDVTKIADMIDGEITSLVPDWRPGPGIEETPRFANQNFCHNCASNRTSTGSLLEYLTHNAGVKDLQLLQCCRNGCASMHGRFEEITFQVEESEHYVTDGAPNESSQSDNLHYQEIWDQHESHELSPVGSRQSRSDEEYEKSDQSFSAKDEKEVKAENKVASSTRNSIQCLTGSHSFSTVHSLYCDLSDNYDNEVQQELRWLKANYQMKLRELRDQQLGLVSDSSTCGNRDKKRGDEVSSLPTFSKSERDQGHELKLSAHDKHFNSDFHDFKNKSCPNSKTQRARYCEAMESPKVEDMVTAQSCFTGSLLPHSLHRTTSLPVDAVDT, from the exons ATGAATGGTCTTTTACATCTTGAACCAGATTGCTCTGAGTTTGTTGAAGTTGATCCAACTGGGAGATATGGCAGA TATAGTGAAATACTTGGAAAAGGAGCTTCAAAGATAGT TTACAGAGCATATGATGAGTATGAAGGAATTGAAGTTGCTTGGAATCAAGTCAAACTCTATGATTTCTTGCAGAGCCCTGAAGATCTTGAAAGACTTTACTGTGAGATTCATCTCCTTAAGACATTGAAGCACAAGAACATTATGAAGTTTTATACTTCGTGGGTTGATACTGCCAATAGGAACATTAACTTTGTCACTGAAATGTTCACTTCTGGAACTTTAAGACA GTATAGGCTAAAGCACAAGAGAGTCAACATTAGAGCAGTGAAGCGTTGGTGTAGGCAGATCTTGAGAGGACTTCTCTATCTCCATAGCCATGACCCCCCAGTGATTCATAGAGATCTAAAGTGTGACAATATTTTTGTCAATGGGAACCAAGGAGAAGTTAAGATTGGTGATCTCGGCCTCGCTGCAATCCTCCGGAAATCTCATGCTGCTCACTGTGTTG GGACACCAGAGTTTATGGCTCCAGAAGTGTATGAAGAAGCCTACAATGAATTAGTTGACATTTATTCATTTGGGATGTGCATCTTAGAAATGGTTACTTTTGAATATCCATATAGTGAATGCACTCATCCTGCTCAAATCTACAAGAAAGTTATCTCT GGTAGAAAACCAGATGCTTTGTATAAAGTTAAGGATCCAGAAGTACGAAGATTTGTTGAGAAATGTCTGGCAACTGTGTCTTTGAGGCTCTCTGCAAGAGAGTTGTTAAATGATTCTTTTCTCCAGATTGATGATTGTGAATCTGATTTGAGACCTCTAGAATATGGGAGAGAACTTGATGAAATGGGTCTTCTCATAAGGCAACCGTATCTGGAACTTCATCACAGTAGTAATTCTTATAGTAATGGATACTCAAATGGTTATACTTATGAGACCCCAAATGAATGGGGGTATCATCCTGCTGAAATTGAATCAAGTGGTATTGAGCTTTTTGAATATCACGAGGATGAACATGCTGCAAATGTTGACATAAGTATCAAAGGGAAGAGGGGAGACGACGGTGGTATCTTTTTGAGACTCCGAATTGCAGATAAAGAAG GTCGTAtcagaaatatatatttcccTTTTGACATTGAAACTGATACAGCATTGAGTGTGGCTACTGAAATGGTTGCGGAATTGGATATCACTGACCAAGATGTGACTAAAATAGCAGATATGATTGATGGGGAAATTACCTCCTTAGTACCTGACTGGAGGCCTGGGCCAGGAATTGAGGAAACACCCCGCTTTGCAAATCAAAACTTTTGTCACAATTGTGCTTCCAACCGTACATCTACTGGTTCGCTCTTGGAATATTTGACACATAATGCAGGTGTCAAAGACTTGCAACTTCTTCAATGTTGTAGAAATGGATGTGCTTCAATGCATGGCCGGTTTGAAGAGATCACTTTTCAGGTTGAGGAATCTGAGCATTATGTGACAGATGGTGCACCAAATGAGTCAAGCCAATCAGACAATTTACATTACCAGGAAATATGGGATCAGCATGAAAGCCATGAACTTAGTCCGGTGGGCTCTAGACAGAGCCGTTCTGATGAGGAGTATGAAAAATCAGATCAATCCTTCTCGGCAAAGGATGAGAAAGAAGTGAAAGCAGAAAATAAAGTGGCATCTAGCACAAGAAATTCAATACAATGCCTGACGGGTTCTCATTCTTTCTCCACAGTTCATTCATTATATTGTGATCTCTCAGACAATTACGACAATGAAGTCCAGCAGGAGCTGAGATGGCTTAAGGCAAATTACCagatgaaattaagagaaCTTAGAGATCAACAATTAGGACTTGTATCAGACTCTTCAACTTGTGGTAACAGAGATAAGAAAAGAGGTGATGAGGTTTCATCATTACCAACTTTTAGTAAGTCAGAAAGAGACCAAGGACATGAACTTAAATTGTCTGCCCATGACAAGCATTTTAACTCCGATTTCCATGACTTTAAGAATAAGAGCTGCCCCAATTCGAAGACCCAAAGGGCCCGGTATTGCGAGGCGATGGAGTCTCCAAAAGTAGAAGACATGGTCACTGCTCAGAGTTGCTTCACTGGGTCACTGCTTCCACACTCTCTTCACAGGACAACATCCCTTCCAGTTGATGCTGTTGATACATAG
- the LOC18600245 gene encoding uncharacterized protein LOC18600245: MATTASSLLQSNPLKLKHYFPRHLPPPSPPRLPKFSGNLTFQTQGSTKCNVRCFLLPEKRKSSKLDSNHLSSSSDGKHPFEIIAETISKALNALKKPAIAAVLLGLLLMYDPNNAALAASGGRMGGRSFSSSSSSSRSYSVPRNGGSRFSSYSVPYYAPAPFGGGGGFYMGPAVGVGVGAGSSFFLILIGFAAFVLVSGFLSDRSESSVLTASERTSVLKLQVGLLGMGRSLQKDLNRIAEVADTSTSEGLSFVLTETTLALLRHPDYCISGYSSVDAKRSIDDGEKRFNQLSIEERGKFDEETLVNVNNIKRQSTTSRKASGFSNEYIVITILVAAEGLHKLPPINGSRDLKEALQKLASIPTSKILAVEVLWTPQNENDTLSERELLEDYPLLRPL, translated from the exons ATGGCAACAACTGCTTCTTCTTTGCTCCAATCCAATCCCTTGAAATTAAAGCACTACTTCCCCCGTCATTTACCTCCTCCTTCCCCACCTCGCTTACCTAAATTTAGTGGGAACTTGACTTTTCAAACCCAAGGCTCCACTAAATGCAATGTTAGATGCTTCCTCTTGCCCGAGAAGAGGAAGAGCTCGAAGTTGGATTCCAACCATTTGAGTTCGAGCTCGGATGGTAAACATCCATTCGAGATTATTGCTGAGACGATTTCGAAAGCTTTGAACGCGTTGAAAAAGCCAGCTATAGCCGCGGTTTTGTTGGGGTTGTTGTTAATGTATGATCCTAATAACGCTGCATTGGCTGCATCAGGTGGGAGGATGGGAGGAAGGTCTTTTTCTTCGAGTTCTTCGTCTTCGAGGAGTTATTCGGTGCCTAGAAATGGAGGGTCGAGATTTTCTTCGTACTCGGTTCCTTATTATGCGCCTGCTCCATTCGGTGGTGGTGGTGGGTTTTATATGGGGCCAGCTGTTGGGGTTGGAGTTGGTGCCGGGTCGagttttttcttgattttgattgGGTTTGCTGCGTTTGTTTTGGTTTCTGGGTTTCTCTCGGATAGGTCTGAGAGTAGTGTGCTTACTGCTAGTGAAAGGACTAGCGTTCTTAAGCTTCAA GTTGGGTTGTTGGGCATGGGACGGTCTCTTCAGAAGGATTTGAATCGTATCGCTGAAGTTGCTGATACTTCTACCTCTGAGGGTCTAAGCTTTGTATTGACTG AGACAACGCTAGCTTTGCTTCGCCATCCTGATTATTGCATCTCTGGTTATTCATCT GTGGATGCGAAACGAAGTATAGATGATGGGGAGAAACGCTTCAATCAACTCTCTATTGAAGAACGGGGTAAATTTGATGAAGAGACTCTTGTGAATGTGAACAATATAAAAAGGCAGAGCACAACAAGTCGGAAAGCTAGTGGATTTAGCAATGAGTACATAGTG ATAACAATTCTAGTGGCTGCTGAAGGATTGCATAAATTGCCCCCAATAAACGGAAGTAGAGACTTAAAGGAAGCCTTGCAAAAGCTTGCCTCCATCCCAACAAGCAAAATACTT GCAGTTGAGGTCTTGTGGACACCTCAGAATGAAAATGACACACTATCAGAGCGGGAACTACTTGAAGACTACCCGCTCTTGAGGCctctataa
- the LOC18600246 gene encoding 40S ribosomal protein S24-1 encodes MADKAVTIRTRKFMTNRLLSRKQFIIDVLHPGRPNVSKAELKEKLSRMYEVKDPNSIFVFKFRTHFGGGKSTGFGLIYDSVENAKKYEPKYRLIRNGLDTKVEKSRKQMKERKNRAKKIRGVKKTKAGDAAKKK; translated from the exons ATGGCGGACAAGGCAGTAACTATTAGGACTAGGAAGTTCATGACCAACAGGCTCCTGTCCCGGAAACAATTT ATCATTGATGTTTTGCATCCTGGGAGGCCCAATGTTTCCAAG GCGGAGCTGAAGGAGAAGCTTTCTAGAATGTATGAGGTGAAAGACCCGAATTCAATCTTTGTGTTCAAGTTCAGGACTCATTTTGGAGGTGGCAAATCTACTGGATTTGGTTTGATTTATGATTCTGTTGAGAATGCAAAGAAGTACGAGCCCAAGTACAGGCTGATCAGG AATGGACTTGATACCAAGGTAGAGAAATCAAGGAAGCAAATgaaggaaaggaagaacagGGCTAAGAAGATCCGTGGAGTAAAGAAG ACCAAGGCTGGTGATGCAGCAAAGAAGAAGTGA